A single region of the Brachypodium distachyon strain Bd21 chromosome 3, Brachypodium_distachyon_v3.0, whole genome shotgun sequence genome encodes:
- the LOC100832252 gene encoding probable disease resistance RPP8-like protein 2 isoform X2 — MDPRVCSLYNDVSQLVGIDGPKKELIKLLEEGDGASAQQLKVVSIVGFGGMGKTTLANQIYHTFGKKFKYRAFMSVSRHPDIMKVLRGTSL, encoded by the exons ATGGACCCTCGAGTCTGCTCCCTCTACAACGATGTGTCTCAGCTTGTTGGCATTGATGGACCAAAGAAGGAACTCATCAAATTGTTGGAGGAGGGGGATGGCGCATCCGCGCAGCAGTTGAAGGTGGTATCTATCGTCGGATTTGGTGGGATGGGGAAGACAACTCTTGCCAACCAAATCTATCACACGTTTGGAAAGAAATTCAAGTACCGGGCTTTTATGTCAGTCTCGAGACATCCTGATATCATGAAGGTCTTGAGAG GTACTTCATTGTAA
- the LOC100832252 gene encoding putative disease resistance RPP13-like protein 3 isoform X1: MDPRVCSLYNDVSQLVGIDGPKKELIKLLEEGDGASAQQLKVVSIVGFGGMGKTTLANQIYHTFGKKFKYRAFMSVSRHPDIMKVLRGILSQLSNQGYSSTEAGDERQLISNILSFLADKRYFIVIDDVWSVEAWEIIRCAILENNFGSRIIITTRINGVAKTCSSPLANHVYELRPLSVVHSKGLFLKRIFNSEKQCPPHLSRTADDILRKCGGLPLAIIPFSGLLANKAQTVDQWDEVQNSIGYALQRYPSVERMMKILSLSYFDLDHDPKTCLLYLSLFPEDYPIKKSRLIRRWIAEGFIQGKSGYTMYELGERCFNELINRSLIQPWGINLWGEVTSCRVHDTVLEFILYKSTEENFVTILGIPNLTIKPQSKVRRLSLLHKSNREDILQPNLNFSHVRSLSVFRCSMEIPSLVKSRFLRVLDLEDCRLLEGHHLNSIWNLFELKYLSLRDTTICELPYQIGGLQKLETLNLEFTLITALPSTIVRLQRLVHLLIDRGVRLWDGTGNMQGLEELKVISLLEQSTSFSVEIGLLTNMRDLSIFWDIPRSKSSSYLKKRKRDQSLLENSNVYINNVVDSICKLVNLHSLSLDMNYGCKDVLQESWHPAPQCIRKLAIMGAIIRMFRIGLVHLLTSNS; encoded by the exons ATGGACCCTCGAGTCTGCTCCCTCTACAACGATGTGTCTCAGCTTGTTGGCATTGATGGACCAAAGAAGGAACTCATCAAATTGTTGGAGGAGGGGGATGGCGCATCCGCGCAGCAGTTGAAGGTGGTATCTATCGTCGGATTTGGTGGGATGGGGAAGACAACTCTTGCCAACCAAATCTATCACACGTTTGGAAAGAAATTCAAGTACCGGGCTTTTATGTCAGTCTCGAGACATCCTGATATCATGAAGGTCTTGAGAGGTATTCTTAGCCAACTGAGCAACCAAGGATATTCTAGCACTGAAGCTGGGGATGAACGTCAACTCATTAGCAACATTTTAAGCTTCCTTGCAGACAAAAG GTACTTCATTGTAATCGATGATGTATGGAGTGTAGAAGCTTGGGAAATTATTAGATGTGCAATTCTGGAAAACAATTTTGGTAGTAGAATAATAATAACAACACGCATCAACGGAGTCGCCAAAACATGCTCCTCTCCACTAGCAAATCATGTTTATGAACTAAGGCCTCTTAGTGTTGTGCACTCAAAAGGGTTATTCCTCAAGAGAATATTCAATTCAGAAAAACAATGTCCCCCACACCTCAGCAGAACTGCTGATGATATATTGAGAAAATGTGGCGGTTTGCCGCTGGCTATCATCCCCTTTTCCGGCTTATTGGCCAATAAAGCTCAGACTGTGGACCAATGGGACGAAGTGCAAAATTCGATCGGTTATGCACTTCAAAGATATCCAAGTGTTGAAAGAATGATGAAGATACTATCTCTTAGTTACTTTGACCTTGACCACGATCCGAAAACTTGTCTATTGTATCTAAGTTTATTTCCAGAGGATTATCCTATTAAGAAGAGCCGTTTGATAAGGAGATGGATCGCGGAGGGATTTATACAAGGAAAGAGTGGGTATACCATGTATGAACTTGGGGAAAGGTGCTTTAATGAGCTCATCAACAGGAGCTTGATCCAGCCATGGGGTATAAATCTGTGGGGAGAGGTGACAAGCTGCCGAGTTCATGACACTGTTCTTGAGTTCATTTTGTACAAGTCTACTGAAGAGAACTTTGTGACCATACTTGGTATTCCAAATCTTACTATTAAGCCACAGAGCAAGGTTCGTCGATTATCTCTCCTGCACAAGAGCAATAGAGAAGATATCTTACAACCAAACTTGAATTTTTCTCATGTTCGGTCCCTTAGTGTTTTTCGCTGTTCAATGGAAATCCCTTCTCTGGTGAAGTCCAGATTTTTGCGTGTTCTGGACTTGGAAGACTGTCGTCTGCTAGAAGGCCATCATCTTAACAGTATTTGGAACTTATTTGAACTGAAGTACCTTAGCCTCAGAGACACAACTATATGTGAGCTCCCATATCAAATCGGTGGACTGCAGAAACTAGAAACACTGAACCTTGAATTTACCTTGATAACTGCATTACCGTCAACAATTGTTCGACTTCAGCGTTTGGTGCATCTGCTGATAGATAGAGGTGTCAGGCTATGGGATGGAACTGGTAACATGCAAGGATTGGAAGAACTGAAAGTCATTAGTTTACTTGAGCAGTCAACCAGCTTTTCTGTGGAAATTGGTCTGCTCACAAATATGAGAGATCTGAGCATATTTTGGGACATTCCAAGGAGCAAATCGAGCAGTTATctcaaaaagagaaaaagggaTCAGAGTTTATTGGAAAATTCTAATGTGTACATAAATAATGTGGTGGATTCTATTTGTAAGCTAGTCAATCTTCATTCTCTTTCTCTTGATATGAACTATGGATGCAAAGATGTCTTGCAGGAATCATGGCACCCTGCTCCACAGTGCATTCGTAAACTTGCCATCATGGGGGCTATCATAAGAATGTTCCGAATTGGGTTGGTTCACTTGTTAACCTCCAACAGTTAG
- the LOC100832561 gene encoding carotenoid 9,10(9',10')-cleavage dioxygenase 1 isoform X2 — MVVAAYMPVSSLGQRMSFPRIRPWPANTRPAATSSPMASPYFKELQQQITSKLAEASERLLDAFVDSTFTFSNQSLRPTESNFAPVDEIGELTTILDIEGDIPADFPEGVYIRNGSNPQFGALHNVDSVFGRSENIWVEGEGMVHAVYFSKSSMGTWSVQYANRYVQSDTFKFGKRRQRPFALPAATGEPTAMLAGYALNMLRFGKPFQNYSNTSVFEHSGRVYTIAENNVPQEIDLQNLDTVGRHDFGGDWNTPCTSHPKVVPGSGELVICGFNLTKPFLMVGVVSADGKNLTHKVDLKLDRCTFCHEIGVTTLYNIIMDTPLTVNPRRMLRGAPLIDYDKESYARIGVMPRYGDANSVLWFDVEPFCTFHLVNCHEEDDEVIVRGIRVPPSVLVGLNQAHLTSANDQGTDEEYFSRLYEWRLNLKTGAVKGKYITGKDVALEFPVINDQFAGLHHSYAYAQVVHSTASLAGGSGTVRPKFGGFAKLYLEEAVSKYSELAEKEDLINVEYHHLNANQFCSGATFVPNVNGGHEDHGWIISFVHDEDTNISQAHIINTRRFESEAIAKITLPQRVPYGFHGTFISKNK, encoded by the exons ATGGTAGTAGCAGCATACATGCCTGTCTCCTCTCTCGGGCAACGTATGAGCTTCCCCAGAATAAGGCCATGGCCTGCCAACACCCGTCCTGCTGCTACCTCTTCTCCGATGGCATCC CCATATTTCAAGGAGCTTCAGCAGCAGATTACTTCCAAGCTGGCGGAGGCATCCGAAAGACTTCTGGATGCATTTGTAGATTCCACCTTCACATTCAGTAATCAGTCTTTGCGACCCACGGAG AGCAACTTTGCGCCGGTCGATGAGATCGGTGAGTTGACAACGATACTGGACATCGAAGGAGACATACCAGCAGATTTCCCAGAGGGTGTTTACATAAGAAATG GGTCGAACCCTCAATTTGGAGCCCTCCACAACGTGGACTCCGTGTTTGGGAGGTCGGAGAACATCTGGGTGGAGGGGGAAGGCATGGTCCACGCCGTCTACTTCAGCAAGAGCAGCATGGGCACATGGTCAGTCCAATACGCCAACCGCTACGTGCAATCTGATACGTTCAAGTTTGGGAAACGACGACAGAGACCCTTCGCCCTCCCGGCCGCCACCGGAGAACCCACTGCTATGCTCGCCGGCTATGCTCTAAACATG CTGAGGTTCGGCAAACCGTTCCAGAACTACAGCAACACGAGCGTGTTTGAGCATTCCGGGAGAGTATATACAATCGCCGAGAATAACGTTCCCCAAGAGATTGATCTGCAGAACCTCGACACAGTGGGCAGGCATGACTTTGGCGGTGACTGGAACACCCCGTGCACATCGCACCCGAAG GTGGTTCCGGGGTCAGGAGAGCTGGTCATTTGTGGATTCAATTTGACGAAGCCTTTTCTAATGGTCGGAGTTGTCTCAG CGGATGGAAAGAACCTAACACACAAGGTTGACCTCAAGCTAGATCGATGCACATTTTGTCATGAAATAGGAGTTACTACATT GTACAATATTATCATGGATACACCACTTACCGTCAATCCAAGAAGGATGCTACGAGGTGCCCC GTTGATTGACTATGACAAAGAAAGCTATGCAAGAATTGGTGTCATGCCCCGTTATGGAGATGCAAACTCAGTATTATGGTTTGATGTAGAACCATTCTGTACATTCCATCTTGTCAACTGCCATGAGGAAGATGATGAG GTTATTGTAAGGGGAATCCGTGTGCCGCCTTCTGTCCTTGTCGGGCTCAATCAGGCTCATCTGACGTCTGCTAATGATCAAGGAACGGATGAGGAATACTTTTCTCGCTTGTATGAGTGGAGATTAAACTTGAAAACCGGGGCCGTGAAAGGAAAATACATAACCGGGAAAGATGTAGCTTTGGAATTCCCGGTGATTAATGACCAATTTGCAGGCCTGCATCACAGTTATGCATATGCCCAAGTGGTGCATTCGACAGCCAGCTTGGCTGGTGGTAGTGGAACAG TTCGACCTAAGTTTGGAGGTTTTGCAAAACTTTATCTTGAAGAGGCAGTGAGCAAATATTCTGAG CTGGCAGAGAAAGAAGATCTCATAAATGTGGAATACCACCACCTTAATGCAAATCAATTCTGCTCAGGAGCAACTTTTGTCCCAAACGTCAATGGAGGACATGAAGACCATGGGTGGATAATCTCATTCGTGCACGACGAGGACACAAATATATCACAA GCACATATCATTAATACTCGAAGATTTGAGAGTGAAGCAATTGCCAAAATAACCTTGCCGCAAAGAGTGCCTTATGGTTTTCATGGAACATTCatatcaaaaaataaatag
- the LOC100832561 gene encoding carotenoid 9,10(9',10')-cleavage dioxygenase 1 isoform X1, whose amino-acid sequence MVVAAYMPVSSLGQRMSFPRIRPWPANTRPAATSSPMASVPYFKELQQQITSKLAEASERLLDAFVDSTFTFSNQSLRPTESNFAPVDEIGELTTILDIEGDIPADFPEGVYIRNGSNPQFGALHNVDSVFGRSENIWVEGEGMVHAVYFSKSSMGTWSVQYANRYVQSDTFKFGKRRQRPFALPAATGEPTAMLAGYALNMLRFGKPFQNYSNTSVFEHSGRVYTIAENNVPQEIDLQNLDTVGRHDFGGDWNTPCTSHPKVVPGSGELVICGFNLTKPFLMVGVVSADGKNLTHKVDLKLDRCTFCHEIGVTTLYNIIMDTPLTVNPRRMLRGAPLIDYDKESYARIGVMPRYGDANSVLWFDVEPFCTFHLVNCHEEDDEVIVRGIRVPPSVLVGLNQAHLTSANDQGTDEEYFSRLYEWRLNLKTGAVKGKYITGKDVALEFPVINDQFAGLHHSYAYAQVVHSTASLAGGSGTVRPKFGGFAKLYLEEAVSKYSELAEKEDLINVEYHHLNANQFCSGATFVPNVNGGHEDHGWIISFVHDEDTNISQAHIINTRRFESEAIAKITLPQRVPYGFHGTFISKNK is encoded by the exons ATGGTAGTAGCAGCATACATGCCTGTCTCCTCTCTCGGGCAACGTATGAGCTTCCCCAGAATAAGGCCATGGCCTGCCAACACCCGTCCTGCTGCTACCTCTTCTCCGATGGCATCCGTC CCATATTTCAAGGAGCTTCAGCAGCAGATTACTTCCAAGCTGGCGGAGGCATCCGAAAGACTTCTGGATGCATTTGTAGATTCCACCTTCACATTCAGTAATCAGTCTTTGCGACCCACGGAG AGCAACTTTGCGCCGGTCGATGAGATCGGTGAGTTGACAACGATACTGGACATCGAAGGAGACATACCAGCAGATTTCCCAGAGGGTGTTTACATAAGAAATG GGTCGAACCCTCAATTTGGAGCCCTCCACAACGTGGACTCCGTGTTTGGGAGGTCGGAGAACATCTGGGTGGAGGGGGAAGGCATGGTCCACGCCGTCTACTTCAGCAAGAGCAGCATGGGCACATGGTCAGTCCAATACGCCAACCGCTACGTGCAATCTGATACGTTCAAGTTTGGGAAACGACGACAGAGACCCTTCGCCCTCCCGGCCGCCACCGGAGAACCCACTGCTATGCTCGCCGGCTATGCTCTAAACATG CTGAGGTTCGGCAAACCGTTCCAGAACTACAGCAACACGAGCGTGTTTGAGCATTCCGGGAGAGTATATACAATCGCCGAGAATAACGTTCCCCAAGAGATTGATCTGCAGAACCTCGACACAGTGGGCAGGCATGACTTTGGCGGTGACTGGAACACCCCGTGCACATCGCACCCGAAG GTGGTTCCGGGGTCAGGAGAGCTGGTCATTTGTGGATTCAATTTGACGAAGCCTTTTCTAATGGTCGGAGTTGTCTCAG CGGATGGAAAGAACCTAACACACAAGGTTGACCTCAAGCTAGATCGATGCACATTTTGTCATGAAATAGGAGTTACTACATT GTACAATATTATCATGGATACACCACTTACCGTCAATCCAAGAAGGATGCTACGAGGTGCCCC GTTGATTGACTATGACAAAGAAAGCTATGCAAGAATTGGTGTCATGCCCCGTTATGGAGATGCAAACTCAGTATTATGGTTTGATGTAGAACCATTCTGTACATTCCATCTTGTCAACTGCCATGAGGAAGATGATGAG GTTATTGTAAGGGGAATCCGTGTGCCGCCTTCTGTCCTTGTCGGGCTCAATCAGGCTCATCTGACGTCTGCTAATGATCAAGGAACGGATGAGGAATACTTTTCTCGCTTGTATGAGTGGAGATTAAACTTGAAAACCGGGGCCGTGAAAGGAAAATACATAACCGGGAAAGATGTAGCTTTGGAATTCCCGGTGATTAATGACCAATTTGCAGGCCTGCATCACAGTTATGCATATGCCCAAGTGGTGCATTCGACAGCCAGCTTGGCTGGTGGTAGTGGAACAG TTCGACCTAAGTTTGGAGGTTTTGCAAAACTTTATCTTGAAGAGGCAGTGAGCAAATATTCTGAG CTGGCAGAGAAAGAAGATCTCATAAATGTGGAATACCACCACCTTAATGCAAATCAATTCTGCTCAGGAGCAACTTTTGTCCCAAACGTCAATGGAGGACATGAAGACCATGGGTGGATAATCTCATTCGTGCACGACGAGGACACAAATATATCACAA GCACATATCATTAATACTCGAAGATTTGAGAGTGAAGCAATTGCCAAAATAACCTTGCCGCAAAGAGTGCCTTATGGTTTTCATGGAACATTCatatcaaaaaataaatag